Proteins encoded together in one Urocitellus parryii isolate mUroPar1 chromosome 3, mUroPar1.hap1, whole genome shotgun sequence window:
- the Ccr3 gene encoding C-C chemokine receptor type 3, translated as MATSFPETELALEAVGTTPYDYDWAPPCEKVNIKELGSRFLPPLYSLVLMVGLLGNVVVVLILTKYRRLKVMTNIYLLNLAISDLLFLFTLPFWIHYVGWNEWVFGPVMCKLLSGFYYLGLYSEIFFIILLTIDRYLAIVHAVFALRARTVTFGVSSSIFTWVLAVLAALPEFIFQESQQGSEESVCSPLYPEDEEDSWKRFHALRMNILGLALPLLIMAFCYSGIIKTLLRCPNRKKYKAIRLIFIIMVVFFIFWTPYNLVLLLSVFQMNLLEYSCERSRHLDLAMQVTEVIAYTHCCVNPVIYAFVGERFQKYLRHFFHRHVAIYLGKYIPFLPTEKLERSSSVSPSTGEPELSVVF; from the coding sequence ATGGCTACCTCCTTCCCGGAGACCGAGCTTGCTCTGGAGGCAGTTGGAACCACACCCTACGACTATGACTGGGCGCCGCCCTGTGAAAAAGTCAATATCAAGGAGCTGGGGTCGCGGTTTCTGCCCCCGCTGTACTCCCTGGTGCTCATGGTGGGGCTCCTGGGCAACGTGGTGGTGGTGCTGATCCTCACCAAGTACCGGAGGCTCAAGGTCATGACCAACATCTATCTGCTCAACCTGGCGATTTCTGACTTGCTCTTTCTCTTCACTCTTCCCTTCTGGATCCACTACGTTGGGTGGAACGAGTGGGTTTTTGGTCCTGTCATGTGCAAGCTCCTCTCGGGGTTTTATTACCTGGGCTTGTACAGCGAGATCTTTTTCATCATCCTGCTGACCATCGACAGGTACCTGGCCATCGTCCACGCCGTGTTTGCCCTTCGAGCCCGGACGGTGACTTTCGGTGTCAGCAGCAGCATCTTCACCTGGGTCCTGGCAGTGCTGGCGGCCCTCCCCGAATTTATCTTTCAAGAGTCCCAACAGGGCTCCGAAGAGTCTGTCTGCAGTCCTCTCTACCCAGAGGACGAGGAAGACAGCTGGAAGCGTTTCCATGCTCTGAGGATGAACATCTTGGGTCTGGCGCTCCCTCTGCTCATCATGGCCTTCTGCTACTCTGGGATCATCAAAACACTGCTGAGATGCCCCAACAGAAAAAAGTACAAGGCCATCCGGCTCATTTTTATCATCATGGtggtctttttcattttctggacCCCCTACAACCTGgttctccttctctctgtttttcaaaTGAACTTACTGGAGTACAGCTGTGAGCGCAGTAGACATCTGGACCTGGCCATGCAGGTGACGGAGGTGATCGCCTATACCCACTGCTGCGTCAACCCTGTCATCTACGCCTTCGTGGGCGAGAGGTTTCAGAAATACCTACGCCACTTCTTCCACAGGCACGTGGCCATCTACCTGGGCAAATACATCCCATTCCTTCCTACTGAGAAACTGGAAAGAAGCAGTTCTGTCTCCCCATCTACTGGGGAGCCGGAACTGTCTGTGGTGTTTTAG